The Ictalurus punctatus breed USDA103 chromosome 9, Coco_2.0, whole genome shotgun sequence genome contains a region encoding:
- the LOC108270229 gene encoding zinc finger BED domain-containing protein 4 codes for MLAARNSNKPTLQQTLEKRENVQRQPTRLLTKETDEDHGIKTMKGTLATAVTRHRKKKTHYCIATVLDPRYKGRFFSNINTATEAKEMVMQELQKVSGGEADKHEDLGEPPARKLYKAQASSTLDSVFDEIADAQASRSLSSAPVGAAIQLEKYLGETTTSREDKPLQYWGVNKMRFPTFAQMSRRYLSAPCSSVESERLFSSVSKTETGSQLLMQRSSFSSKRTCLSLFQKSL; via the exons atgctagcagcGAGAAACAGCAACAAACCAACTTTGCAGCAAACGCTggagaagagagaaaatgtccagagaCAACCCACGAGACTTTTGACCAAAGAAACAGACGAGGACCATGGCATCAAAACAATGAAGGGAACCCTAGCTACAGCCGTCACgagacacagaaaaaaaaaaacccactactGCATTGCAACTGTACTCGATCCgag GTATAAAGGTCGTTTTTTCTCAAACATCAACACTGCTACAGAGGCTAAAGAGATGGTGATGCAGGAGCTGCAGAAGGTGTCTGGAGGAGAGGCAGACAAGCATGAGGATCTCGGGGAACCACCTGCCAGAAAGCTATACAAGGCCCAGGCCAGCAGCACTCTGGACAGTGTGTTTGATGAGATAGCAGATGCGCAAGCATCAAGATCACTGAGCAGTGCACCAGTGGGTGCTGCCATTCAGTTAGAGAAATACCTTGGAGAGACCACAACTTCTCGGGAAGACAAACCACTGCAGTACTGGGGGGTTAACAAAATGCGGTTTCCCACTTTTGCCCAGATGTCACGCAGATACCTCTCGGCACCATGCAGTAGTGTGGAAAGTGAAAGGCTGTTTAGCTCAgtgtcaaaaacagaaacagGCTCACAGCTGTTAATGCAGAGAAGCTCCTTTTCATCAAAAAGAACCTGCCTCTCACTTTTCCAAAAAAGCCTTTAG
- the LOC108270227 gene encoding serine/threonine-protein kinase Nek9 yields the protein MSLEDFERHYASLSDSGCESVSGAPAPGLFSGEEEKLHYIPIRVLGKGAFGEATLYRRTEDNSLVVWKEIELTGLSDKKRRDVMNEISILSILQHNNIIAFYNHFMDRNILLIELEYCNGGNLYDKINNQKGELFTQEVVIWYLFQIASAVAHIHKAGVLHRDIKTLNIFLTKTNLIKLGDYGLAKKLDSEYSMAETCVGTPYYMSPELCQGVKYNFKSDIWAVGCVLYELLTLTRTFDATNPLNLCVKIVQGNFTMEMNSDVYSSELINIVYACLDQDPEKRPTADQILDQPVISCDKLKFEGRVAALNSAIKKPRLSTVSDTSVAIVTTRSRELYFWGGGKFTPQKLDVFKGGTIAQQVCAGETHFAVVTVEKELYTWASVQGGAKMVGQLGHGDQASYRQPRKVDRLQGKAIRQVSCGADFTACVSDEDQMYMFGSDYYGCIGVENAMGMEVLEPVLLEFFQERPVRQVSCGDNHVVVLTHSGAIYSWGCGEHGRLGLDCEDDFASPMLVDIPKGACIDSVCCGNDGTFFLTESGKVLTCGNNEFNKLGLNQGITGIKNHPREGCQDIPYATTPTLVKLLARFKIQIIAPGKTHTAAIDERGRLMTFGCNKYGQLGVKDFKKHQGVQLLLGPFGGKVVSKVSCGDGFTIAATEDNQIFAWGNAGNGRLGMPADRGFGSEVCPALPRPIFGSLHHVPDLSCRGWHTIIIVEKLLNSKTIRSNSSGLSIGSGIGQSASSFMDLGIEPGSDSELRDGIMGGTVEVDLEERGPETPSMILMESKTNESSCPSWLRKELLDAEFIPIPDGSSDSMSSPLATSFTERATLPYEELQELKAAAAAAASGNGFMQTVWVDYESINGLDSGAWKKSNLPQQHAQQTCCQASSELAQLKEMVKRQDATIQLLQKQYNDQLQENERLRKEINDLKEGSDHCDESSHQGGLPDKKE from the exons GATAATTCCTTGGTGGTTTGGAAGGAGATTGAGCTGACTGGTCTCTCAGATAAAAAGCGCAGAGATGTGATGAACGAAATAAGCATCCTGTCTATTCTACAACATAACAACATCATAGCGTTTTACAACCACTTCATGGACAGGAACATCCTGCTGATTGAGTTGGAATACTGCAATG gtgGCAATCTGTATGACAAAATTAACAACCAGAAAGGAGAACTCTTTACACAGGAG GTTGTTATATGGTATCTGTTCCAAATTGCATCAGCTGTGGCTCATATTCATAAAGCTGGTGTTCTGCATAG GGACATAAAAACGTTGAATATCTTCCTCACCAAGACAAACTTAATAAAGCTAGGAGACTATGGATTGGCCAAGAAGCTGGATTCTGAGTATTCAATGGCAGAGACA TGTGTAGGCACGCCATACTACATGTCACCGGAGCTTTGTCAAGGGGTCAAGTACAACTTTAAATCCGACATCTGGGCCGTGGGCTGTGTTTTATATGAGCTTCTTACTCTCACCAGGACCTTTGATGCGACG AATCCCCTGAACCTATGTGTGAAGATCGTCCAGGGCAACTTTACTATGGAGATGAACTCTGATGTTTATTCATCGGAGCTCATAAATATAGTCTATGCATGCTTGGATCAG GATCCAGAGAAGAGACCTACTGCTGATCAGATTCTTGACCAGCCTGTCATCTCCTGTGATAAACT GAAGTTTGAGGGGCGTGTGGCTGCACTGAATTCAGCCATAAAGAAACCCAG GTTGAGCACAGTATCAGACACCTCAGTTGCTATAGTAACCACTCGTTCCAGAGAGTTGTATTTCTGGGGAGGAGGAAAGTTCACCCCTCAGAAACTGGACGTGTTTAAGGGTGGCACTATTGCTCAGCAAGTGTGTGCAGGGGAGACGCATTTCGCTGTGGTTACAGTGGAGAAAGAGCTTTACACTTGGGCT AGTGTGCAAGGTGGTGCAAAAATGGTGGGCCAGCTTGGGCATGGGGATCAGGCCTCATACCGACAACCTCGCAAGGTGGACCGTCTGCAGGGAAAAGCCATCAGGCAGGTGTCTTGTGGTGCAGACTTTACTGCCTGTGTAAGTG ACGAGGACCAAATGTACATGTTTGGCTCAGACTATTACGGATGTATAGGTGTGGAGAATGCGATGGGTATGGAGGTTCTCGAGCCAGTTCTGCTGGAGTTCTTTCAGGAGCGACCAGTACGACAGGTATCCTGTGGAGATAACCATGTGGTAGTGCTGACTCACAGTGGAGCCATATATTCCTGGGGCTGTGGAGAACATG GTAGACTTGGCCTGGACTGTGAGGATGATTTTGCCTCTCCTATGCTA GTGGACATACCAAAGGGTGCCTGTATTGACTCTGTGTGCTGTGGAAACGATGGAACATTTTTCCTTACAGAGTCTGGAAAAGTCTTGACCTGTGGAAACAACGAGTTTAACAAGCTAGGTCTCAATCAAGGCATTACTGGTATCAAGAACCACCCTAGAGAG GGTTGTCAAGACATACCATATGCAACAACTCCGACTTTAGTAAAGCTGCTTGCCCGCTTTAAAATCCAAATCATCGCCCCTGGGAAGACTCATACAGCAGCCATTGATG AACGGGGTCGTCTGATGACGTTTGGCTGTAATAAATATGGCCAGCTTGGTGTAAAGGACTTTAAGAAACATCAAGGGGTTCAACTGCTTTTAGGACCCTTTGGGGGAAAAGTTGTCTCCAAAGTGTCCTGTGGAGATGGCTTCACAATTGCTGCCACAGAGG aTAATCAAATCTTTGCCTGGGGAAATGCAGGAAATGGTCGTTTAGGCATGCCTGCTGATCGAGGATTTGGCTCTGAGGTTTGCCCCGCTCTTCCTCGCCCCATTTTTGGTTCCCTACATCATGTGCCTGACTTGTCCTGCAGGGGTTGGCACACTATCATTATCGTGG AAAAGCTGCTTAACTCCAAAACAATCCGTTCAAACAGTAGTGGACTGTCCATTGGAAGTG GGATAGGTCAGAGCGCCAGCTCCTTCATGGACTTGGGTATTGAGCCTGGCTCGGACTCTGAGCTGCGAGACGGCATTATGGGAGGCACTGTAGAGGTTGACCTGGAGGAGAGGGGTCCCGAGACTCCATCAATGATATTAATGGAGAGCAAGACCAATGAGAGTTCTTGTCCATCTTGGCTCCGCAAG GAGCTGCTGGATGCAGAATTCATTCCCATACCTGATGGCTCCAGCGATTCCATGTCTAGCCCTCTGGCTACATCCTTCACAGAACGTGCCACACTCCCATATGAAGAGCTTCAAGAACTAAAGGcagctgctgcagctgctgctAGTGGGAATGGCTTCATG CAAACAGTATGGGTAGACTATGAAAGCATAAATGGCTTGGACTCTGGAGCTTGGAAGAAAAGTAACCTGCCACAACAACATGCACAACAGACTTGCTGCCAAGCGAGCAGTGAGCTTGCACAG CTCAAAGAAATGGTGAAAAGGCAAGACGCAACAATCCAGCTGTTACAGAAACAG TACAATGACCAGCTCCAAGAGAACGAGCGGCTGCGGAAAGAAATTAATGACCTCAAAGAAGGATCTGATCATTGTGACGAGAGCAGCCACCAAGGGGGTCTACCTGATAAAAAAGAATGA